ATAATAGTAGAACGCTGTTTGTACATACAGGTTTTATTTTCAGGTTACCAGGATTAACGGCTAAGCCCATCAGGCGGTCGCTTGTAGATGAGTTATCCCTGATTCCTTGTGATACAAACTGTTGCCAAAGTGGAGCAGTATTATACGAAGCTATTTAAAACACGATAATGTCAGTAATTCCTCAATTAACTGAGAGAACAACTGCGAACTTCCTCTGCATACTCAAAGCAGAATGTCAGATTTGAGTGTGTTCTACCACAGAAAACTGCTAACTCAGGTCTGAACTGGTACGGCTAAATCCAACCCAACCTCATTTCACCTCTGCGGAACAAGGGGCGCTACGCCTGCCTATGCAGGGCCAGTTTTTTCTCCCGCGTGACTCCGCTCTCGTATCTGCTTCCGGTTAATCGTTTCCTAACACAACCCGTCCCGCAAGGGTAAATGGCACGCATTCTGCGCCCTTGCGGGACGGAACGATGCCGGGAAAGCGAACCGTCAGGCGATACGAAGACGAAAATCACACCACTGACGGAGAAAAAACATGACCATTTCCCTGTATACCACCCAGACTAGCGCCCCTAACGCCGCAGCGGCGACCAGCGTATCCCCGCTGGAGCAGTCAGGCTCCTCAAAAACGAAATTTTCTAAAGCCAAAACCGATATTTATCAGACTGTCACCAACAACATCATTGCAGCGCTTGAAGCCGGTGTAAAACCATGGTCTTGCCCATGGCCACGAGTGCCGGGCATGTCTGGGTTGCCTTCCAACTTCGCAACCGGTATCGCGTATAGCGGAATGAATATCATGCTTTTGTGGTGCAGTGCGTCAAAACAGGGTTTCGGTGATTCACGCTGGATGACCTACAAACAAGCACAGGCAGTAGGTGGGCAGGTTCGCAAAGGCGAGCACGGCACTACAGCCATTTTCTATACAACCTTAGAGAAAGAAAACGAAGACGGTGAAATCGACCAGATCCCGATGCTGAAAACTTTCAACGTGTTTAACGTTCAGCAAATTGACGGCTTGCCTCTGACAACTGAAACAGTCAGCCCGGAAGCAACCTTTAACCCGTTGCCGGAGGCTGAAAGTCTGTTCCAGAAGAGCGGCGCAAGCATCATTGAGAAAGGACAAAACGCCTTTTTCAGCCCCTCAACCGATGAGGTCTGGTTACCCGAGCGTCATCTTTTCGCTGATGCGGCCAACTTCTACGCTACCGGCCTGCATGAGCTGGTTCACTGGAGTGGTGGTAAAAAACGACTTAACCGTGAAATGAAAGGAAGATTTGGCAGTGCAGATTATGCGGAGGAGGAATTAGTGGCGGAGCTGGGAAGTGCTTTTCTGATGGCGGATTTGGGTATTGTTGGAGAGGTGCAGCACGAAAGCTATATTGCCTCATGGCTTCAGGCGTTGAAAAACGACAAGCGCTATGTTTTCAAAGCGGCCAGCGCCGCCTCAAAAGCACATCGTTATCTGATGGATAAACTCTGATTCCGGGCCCGGACAACCGCAAAGGAGTGCGGTTCCATGGTTTTTAATCAGCAACGCGGCGAGGCGCAGACTGAGGCGGAACGCAGTGCAGCGAGTACCGAACAGTCTGCACCTCGCAGTGGAATAAAAAATTACCCGGCTTGGCGGTATTGCCGCCAAGCCGGGTAAGGTCATCATGATGACCAGGGTAAGACTTACATGTAGTTATCTAATGATAGGTGTGTCAGTTCATCAAGCGTATAAATACGAAAAACATTGCGGTGACGTGCTTCCAGAGGGATAGGTTGATGGTTAACGATAACGTGCCTGATGCTGCCGAATAGCAGTTCAAGGGCGTGTTTTTTCTGTAGGTCCGGGACGATATAAAAGACGTAAATCCAGTGCTTTTGTGTCCGGGCCAGCAAATGGCTGGCGATAATCGCCTGGTATCGAGCTTTGGTTTTCAGGCGGCGCTCGGTTTCTACTGCGATGACCTGTCCGTCAGGGAGTGTGATGAGTCCATCTGGACGGTGTTTGACCTGATACTGGCTGAGGAACGTTGAGCGATCGCCGTTTACCCATCCGGATGCGCCTTTTTTCTCCAGGATGAGCCTAGCAACCTGATTATCAAGGTGGTGCTCCAGCGTCCAGCCAGTGATTTTTGACGGTTCAAAGCGTGCCGGGAAAATGTCATCGTCCGGCGTTAAAACGATAGCCAGTCCGTCGCTGGTTATGCCCCACAACGACATTTTCATCGTCCGTGATTCAAACACATGCTTTTGTATTAACCCCATTCGTTCAGTTTTTGTCAGCAGCGTATACAGCGATTTGTGATCCCTGAAGCCAAACAGCAGCATCAGCGTTTTAAAGTCGCTGTAGGTTTCTTCCTTCAGGAAATTCAGCAGCCTTTTTATCTTTTCGCTGTTGCGGGCGGTGCGCTCGCTATGCGTGGCGATAAGCATTATGCCTCCTAAAAATTGAGCGAGGACGGTGTTTCGTCATCATCAGATCTCGGTTTTGCTGATTTACTTTCCCCTTCAAAGAAAAGATCAGGCTGGGTTGCCGCGACATTGGTCGTTGAAGCGGATGTCGCTCCTTCCTCGTCGAAGTCCAGCGCGATTTTTGCCGGTGCTGCCGATGCGGCAATATCCGGAGAAACGGAACAGATCTCCAGCTCGTGTTTTTGTACCTTGATGGGGGAAATCAGTGAGGCAGAGGGAAGCGTTCTCGTCGTAAAGATAAAGCTGACAAAATCGGGCAGGTTCAGGATCATATTGCTGTCGATAAAGAAACGCTCTGCCTGTCTGATAGTACGTTCACCGTCGATGGTTTCCGTCAGTACGGCATCAGTTTTGGCTTTGCGGATTTCATCATCCACTAAGATGGTGCCAGACATTCTCGCTACCCATTCCGCTGTATCCGGGTCCATAACGCGGTATACCAGCTTGAATTTGGCGTTTTCAACGACTGCACCGACAACTGCATCGCCTTTTAAATCCGCCGGGCAGTCTTTTAAATCGGCAATGGACTGATGGGCCATGATGATATGTACGCCTTTATCCCGCGCTGCGCCTAACCCCTCCAGCGCTGGTTTTGATAAGTGGTATTTCAGTTCGTCAAGAAAGATGGCTATGGGGCGGGGCGTTTCTTTTACCCGGTCGCGCCTTTCTGCTAATTGGTAAAGTCGTACCAGCAGCATTCGCTGGGCGGTGATAATCTTGCTATTGCGCATTGAGCCGATGACATAGCAGCAGCCACCTTCATCAAAAACCGATTGGAGTGAAAATCCTGTCGGCGCGTTGATGGCATTGAGCAACGCCAGCTCTTCAATCTTGCCGAAAAAGGCTTTGATATCCTCCGCGATACCTTGAACATATTCGCCGTTATAAATATCGCGGATAGTCGAAGAGGGATGATTGCTGACAAATTGTGCCGCCATACGTGCCGCTTTTCGGTCGTCGATACGATAAAAATCGGATTCCTGACCTTTTTCCGCCAAGCTGAATCCCGCAACAAACAATTCCTCCAGTTCGTCAGGCGTAATATTTTCAATCAGATTTAATTGGTATTGCGGTTTTCGCAGGTCAATTAAGGCAAAGGGTTTGCCTGCATCCTCACAGGCCTTGCGATAAAGATGCGGTGCCCATTCATCATCCTTAGGGTCCATAATAAATACACCTTCACCCGCCAGGATACTTTGGTAAAGCAATATACCGGTTGCTACACCTTTACCGGCTCCGGTGGTGCCGATAATATCCGCATGTTGTTTTTGCCAGTCTTTTAACGGGAGATACATCGGTTGTTTATCTTGGTTCATCCCGATGAAAATACCTTTTTTCAGGTCGATATAATCCAGCGGGTTATAATGCAGCGCTTCCGGCAGCAGCGATTTCACCGTGCGTACATCGGTGCGTAATTCTCGTTCAAGACTGGTCTTTTTGATGAGTCGTTTTTTTATTTTATCCAGTTCAGGCGTTAATGTTCGGCGCAGAGCAATATGGAAAATAAACCCTGCCACGGTAAATATAATTAATATTGACCAGTCCAGAATGGGAGTGCGGGTAAGTATCCGATCGTTATAAAGCCACTGAAAAATGCTAATAAGTAAGGGGCTCATTATGCCAAACAGAAAACACTGCAGGGAAAAACTGATAATCAGCTTTTTCCATAGCGAGGCTCTTTGCCGTTCATCGCTCTTCATTGAGGAAAAAAACGGCAGGGTCAGTCCCGATAATAGCGCCAGCATCAATTGATGCTGTTGCATAACATCAATAAAGGACAGCACACCATTTACTATCGGCGACAGTGAAATGGCAAGCTTATTTAACATCATGGTGCCTCCTTTGTCCGCGACTCGCCCCAACGTATCGCCCCATCAATTCGCCCCACGGTGTTGGGCGAAAAGGCGGGGCGAACGTCAGGGGCGAAGAAGGTGACCGCTCTGCAGCCATGTGTCGGAAAGCATGCTTCCCGGCACGAAACAGCGTGCGCCAGTTCATGCGGGCTGGACGCCCTTATGGACCATCGCATGGGGGTAATGTCGCCGCTGGACGCTGCGCCAAAACCCCCAAAGTCAACGGCGGCACACCGTCGCCCGCTACGCGCGACCACCCCCTTTGAGATGCCGTTTTTCGCCTATTTTTTCTTTTGTCCGTGCCGGCCAAGCGAAAAAATGGGAAAACGCCTTCAAAGCGGGTGGTCGCGCCACGTTACCGGCTTTGGGCCGGAGACTTAGCCGCGACGGTGTGCGGGGCTGCGCCCCCCAAATAAACCGCTATCGTGGGCGATAGCTTTTCGCTCGCTGGGGCGGCGAAATTTATTCGGCTCCCCCCGCCAGCTCGGTTCACCTGGGGGTGAGCGCTCGCTGGTGGGTTCGGCGACGCAAATTAACAATTTCTTTGAAATTGAATTTACTCGCCTTACGCCACTTTAAAATTTTTGCTGACGCATAAATTTTAAAGCCCAAAAATCGCCGTCTGCTCGTAATGTATATCTGGTTAAAGGCACGTATTCCTGCGGCAGTATTTGATAGGCTGAGAATTCGTCTGTTGTCTCGTGTATGCCACTGTATTCGTAAGCTTTTTTTACTAAGGAATACGAATGAAAAAACAAAGCCGGCATTCTCTGGATTAGGCCTGTGCAGAATAGCGTTAAGCCTTATCCGTTTTCTTGATAGTATTTCTCAAGGTAATCCACATCACTTACACAGTTTACCAGTCAGACGAGCCTGCTGTCGGGTGGGAATATGTTCTTTCCACTCTGGGCCCATCGATGACGACAAATAATATTCGATATACCAGAGGGGGATGCATGACTATTGAGTATCTCGTCACTGTCTTCATTATATGCCTGTCGCCAGGGATAGGCGTGGTTTATACGCTTTCGGCAACATTAGGGGGTGGTTTGCGGGCGGGGTTTTGGGCCGCAATCGGATGCACCATTGCTACCATCATTCACCTTATGGTCGCTATGGCCGGTTTGGCCGCTATTCTGCATACCAGCGCGTTATTGTTTCAGAGCATTAAGTTTGCTGGCGTGGCTTATCTGCTCTGGATGGCATGGGCGGTGCTGAATGACCGGGGAGGCCTATCCGTGAAACCCGGGACGTCGGCTACGTCCATACGGCTGATCTGGCGCGGCATTTTGCTGAACATTCTCAACCCTAAGCTCCCGTTATTCTTCGTGGCGTTTATCCCCCAGTTTGTGCCGGTTGGCAGCACGCCAAGCCTGCTGATCGAGCTTGGCCTAGTTTTCACACTGATGACATTTGCTGTGTTCATGGGCTATGTTCTATTGGCATCCACCGGCCGCCAACGCCTGCTGCAAAGCGCCCGGGCGATGGGGTGGATGCGGCGGGCATTTGCCGCTTCTTTTACCGCTCTGGGATTAAAGCTCGCCATCGAAGGGGGACGATAGCCATGATCGACTACACAACACTTTTGACATACTGCGCTATCGTACTGGGCTTCGTTTTCATTCCCGGTCCGGCGACGCTGCTAACTATCGCGCGTGCGACAACATCAGGAACGAAAATCGGTATCGTGACCGGTGCGGGCATTTCAGTTGCTGATATCATCCACACCTTGTTCGCTGTCGTGGGTATTTCCGCTATTATTGCTGCATCGTCCACTCTGTTCGGCATCATAAAATATCTGGGGGCAATCTATTTGCTCTATCTTGGCGTCAGGACCATCAGACAAAGGGAAACAGTCATACCTGAGCAGGAACGGGTACGCTTGTCGGTGGGGCGGGCCTTTCGACAAGCGGTATTAACCGAGTTGTTTAATCCCAAAACGACACTCTTTTTCCTGGCTTTTTTGCCGCAATTTGTACGCCCGGAAAACGGTGTCGTTTTCCTGCAACTTCTATTGCTGGGCGTACTGTTTGCGATGATAGGGTTCGGGAGTACGCTTATCTTTGCGCTGGGGGCGGGTAAAATGGGGAATTTCCTGCGTCGTTATCCGAGCGTGCTAAAGTGGCAAGGTAAAGTTGTCGGCTGTATTTACTGTGGTCTCGGGATCCGACTCGCGCTTCAGCAGCGTTAAGTTAATGAGCGGCATTGCCTTGTCGATTCCACCATCGGTGGTATGAATGATGATTCTAAAATTCATTATCTGAT
This is a stretch of genomic DNA from Brenneria rubrifaciens. It encodes these proteins:
- a CDS encoding ArdC family protein; its protein translation is MTISLYTTQTSAPNAAAATSVSPLEQSGSSKTKFSKAKTDIYQTVTNNIIAALEAGVKPWSCPWPRVPGMSGLPSNFATGIAYSGMNIMLLWCSASKQGFGDSRWMTYKQAQAVGGQVRKGEHGTTAIFYTTLEKENEDGEIDQIPMLKTFNVFNVQQIDGLPLTTETVSPEATFNPLPEAESLFQKSGASIIEKGQNAFFSPSTDEVWLPERHLFADAANFYATGLHELVHWSGGKKRLNREMKGRFGSADYAEEELVAELGSAFLMADLGIVGEVQHESYIASWLQALKNDKRYVFKAASAASKAHRYLMDKL
- the mobC gene encoding MobC family replication-relaxation protein — its product is MLIATHSERTARNSEKIKRLLNFLKEETYSDFKTLMLLFGFRDHKSLYTLLTKTERMGLIQKHVFESRTMKMSLWGITSDGLAIVLTPDDDIFPARFEPSKITGWTLEHHLDNQVARLILEKKGASGWVNGDRSTFLSQYQVKHRPDGLITLPDGQVIAVETERRLKTKARYQAIIASHLLARTQKHWIYVFYIVPDLQKKHALELLFGSIRHVIVNHQPIPLEARHRNVFRIYTLDELTHLSLDNYM
- a CDS encoding type IV secretory system conjugative DNA transfer family protein → MMLNKLAISLSPIVNGVLSFIDVMQQHQLMLALLSGLTLPFFSSMKSDERQRASLWKKLIISFSLQCFLFGIMSPLLISIFQWLYNDRILTRTPILDWSILIIFTVAGFIFHIALRRTLTPELDKIKKRLIKKTSLERELRTDVRTVKSLLPEALHYNPLDYIDLKKGIFIGMNQDKQPMYLPLKDWQKQHADIIGTTGAGKGVATGILLYQSILAGEGVFIMDPKDDEWAPHLYRKACEDAGKPFALIDLRKPQYQLNLIENITPDELEELFVAGFSLAEKGQESDFYRIDDRKAARMAAQFVSNHPSSTIRDIYNGEYVQGIAEDIKAFFGKIEELALLNAINAPTGFSLQSVFDEGGCCYVIGSMRNSKIITAQRMLLVRLYQLAERRDRVKETPRPIAIFLDELKYHLSKPALEGLGAARDKGVHIIMAHQSIADLKDCPADLKGDAVVGAVVENAKFKLVYRVMDPDTAEWVARMSGTILVDDEIRKAKTDAVLTETIDGERTIRQAERFFIDSNMILNLPDFVSFIFTTRTLPSASLISPIKVQKHELEICSVSPDIAASAAPAKIALDFDEEGATSASTTNVAATQPDLFFEGESKSAKPRSDDDETPSSLNF
- a CDS encoding LysE family translocator; protein product: MTIEYLVTVFIICLSPGIGVVYTLSATLGGGLRAGFWAAIGCTIATIIHLMVAMAGLAAILHTSALLFQSIKFAGVAYLLWMAWAVLNDRGGLSVKPGTSATSIRLIWRGILLNILNPKLPLFFVAFIPQFVPVGSTPSLLIELGLVFTLMTFAVFMGYVLLASTGRQRLLQSARAMGWMRRAFAASFTALGLKLAIEGGR
- a CDS encoding LysE family translocator, whose translation is MIDYTTLLTYCAIVLGFVFIPGPATLLTIARATTSGTKIGIVTGAGISVADIIHTLFAVVGISAIIAASSTLFGIIKYLGAIYLLYLGVRTIRQRETVIPEQERVRLSVGRAFRQAVLTELFNPKTTLFFLAFLPQFVRPENGVVFLQLLLLGVLFAMIGFGSTLIFALGAGKMGNFLRRYPSVLKWQGKVVGCIYCGLGIRLALQQR